A stretch of Babesia bigemina genome assembly Bbig001, chromosome : V DNA encodes these proteins:
- a CDS encoding membrane protein, putative, with product MTNFRHCRTIGGISAGFLLVTIAIITGYLMIHPSFWIHVQPPVKVSEVFTFASKEQPTTITKKPVVLDRIIRPKHYAIDIINQRPGYVTLYRIRNSFKDTHYINQLIHRNINVTINPPEATEGLPNDGIMYVRYQKCDCCSMISVHYRKQGKVHFEEYIRRNAEMAYVNSREAKQHFHGELVHMDTLMLETRLIAKMMMQSATGVSLVTPTHHVQVSVPRAPGERNTTVITWKFEYSIPDERLTDVVYVDFEVHGDAFSLPNTTRDVFVKKAAYKDGAYGLVAAEGEEFEHLHRTKYLFLYDERHHILRHLFVVDKQNPNIAKVYLVVYNELVSVVSCVVVEALFKKGAWAVGSSIVERYDLPSTGFLSAQVVLPQVGKLRPRLYPQDFKFAHEYNDEQTYYVDKIQIDNRHRPDHRVPTWEIETRINAKVDSAHELKTSAPLNTDPITLALGQNVPPEVTQVTLVPDNTIHYYTVAEEYRHENRFKRVACEDFRYTLYENDVEMEQSPDYITGVTHYTLPGWKKIDIEFSREGRPHFEQYLKTEEAYGFTQTLGAMMPGQDRPYLLDNVMYKGILVLKLMLQNDKGLSLIDHNVSPSIVVHLNGNQHSWSMTYLVPIVIPNVDFYHRLQLKLTCENNVIKVEPAKELAFRVSSGPQGAVLKTAEIDPSMAPHVSATSEKHDRIIQHIMVHEQDDEDKLLLYTFIYDQERAALICTVRPFVSIYGVWQAGHQDYSFRVDPATGTKVSATDTFQYPCVNYHPVTLVIPDVNSMPAVYPQEAGRVRRVKQTNIFTINLLKDGKFAISDIRFTDLLWIHMSGMPKTAIELNLQQPIQHEIKSMQWRNGETKYYAVKTDFGPTHYIETLVYNGLYYKMDEEEQDHGETTAINSVRVVNNGKEETVHIKYMKSGVPKLTCFYRQLPDGVFVEQIGCKQLQEDLPTMITSVLYGDRLAVNVTLENEKGQSLLDPSRRPSILAFVGDEQNHPKLRLALPIKLPDLEVKDLIDIAFVVTNGKFVHENIPGKSNGRVVRYDEQGKPYIAPAVGEHFRTLVGTHMRKLLWEKLILLKVIVVPHKDEVKHADVYSFIYWPMNSTVFANVQSATLQRGRWLLKPVPVDRFHVPAANVAHVAFFMPANHTVEPVLYPESGGIVRELSAKNYYAVNLNRDGKYSEIDVQGDAIPVVKIDDMPRAAVILDLVQPLPPEIQVVFTSHRTQYYDVKWQFRHTHFISEIAYKGLRFKVTTDEGTLYRPEDAIMDVELIRRGEEEYVNLQYIRGGGNRYMKYFKADDASEFKLIDYPSRAADSPPYGLDYITYSGALAFRSNLQSLDGTSLIDETESAALLMHRGIGIQTSFRVVLPIKYPGSDVKDRLHLSFHSHRGRLVLHNFENANVAYNALSLDNATERFLPATAPAFSDISDIKTVTFDGRIHRVIQGTVVPVRGERDKAVIYFFLYDFLKTVLYCVTTETKMVDGVYQYTGVVKQKFIYPVKNISKVHLNIPLDRTESCAVHPEDATTIVELTPHWYALSFAKVENPDDYRLHPYDAAFIGASGMPRLPIILQLNELRQREEIQVINLSQPQGLYYNVHPTFTPTHLITGIHGYELEGMELGEEDGDAPPPTEIFYVHKTSVASWERLSIYGKVGKAYYFKEYLKNDYQYLPVRGSIVPATDVPYMFTTLLYHDRVALRVHLQSMQGTSLIDPSEYPTVAVYVGEGVESGMLFFAIPIRYPKTTVRDRLQMKFVIGYDNMEYEPHWKRGPKNETVVYGHNGNYTIEHRRFTEYAEYLNYNGGIRDKNAQQYVIKSVLVPERAKTPSKAHVYTFMIDNVTRILTCRSSIANMVDGIWKITPATDVDYAYPSSALGSAILDVMPDGFTAAPILYPNEAGEVKVVDDHLYVVRQNNTHVHLVSDVHPMDVNKLRSHSFPIMPIDLDLEDEMPEEVAVEIGEMRDAFVYKVKDTFALSHFIRRLKYRELDTLIQTREEAMQNIANKLSVIKESNETHEFVYVVLPNEKRRIAELPLRIE from the coding sequence ATGACGAATTTCAGACATTGCCGCACCATCGGAGGCATCTCCGCCGGCTTCTTACTGGTGACCATCGCCATCATTACAGGTTACCTAATGATACACCCCAGCTTCTGGATTCATGTACAGCCGCCGGTCAAGGTCTCGGAGGTGTTCACATTCGCAAGTAAGGAGCAACCCACTACCATTACAAAGAAGCCAGTGGTTCTAGATCGCATCATAAGACCAAAGCACTACGCCATTGATATCATCAATCAGAGGCCCGGATACGTAACTCTATACAGAATCAGGAACTCGTTCAAGGACACACACTACATCAACCAGCTCATACACAGAAACATAAACGTCACAATCAACCCTCCAGAAGCCACGGAAGGGTTACCAAATGATGGGATCATGTATGTGCGCTACCAGAAGTGCGATTGTTGTTCCATGATCTCGGTTCACTACAGGAAGCAGGGTAAGGTCCACTTCGAGGAGTACATCAGGCGCAACGCGGAGATGGCATACGTCAATTCGAGGGAGGCAAAACAGCACTTCCACGGCGAGCTCGTGCACATGGATACGCTGATGTTGGAAACACGGCTAATCGCCAAAATGATGATGCAGAGTGCCACGGGAGTATCGCTCGTAACACCCACGCACCATGTACAGGTTTCGGTGCCCAGGGCGCCCGGCGAAAGAAACACCACCGTAATAACATGGAAGTTTGAGTACAGCATACCAGACGAGAGGCTAACCGATGTTGTCTACGTCGACTTCGAGGTTCACGGCGATGCGTTCAGCCTGCCCAACACTACCAGGGATGTATTCGTCAAGAAGGCTGCCTACAAGGATGGCGCATACGGATTGGTGGCTGCAGAGGGCGAAGAATTCGAACACTTGCACAGAACCAAGTACCTCTTCTTATACGACGAAAGGCATCATATATTGCGACAcctcttcgtcgtcgacaAGCAGAATCCCAACATAGCCAAGGTCTATCTCGTCGTATACAACGAGCTCGTCTCGGTTGTCTCATGTGTGGTGGTCGAGGCTTTGTTCAAGAAGGGAGCCTGGGCAGTGGGAAGTAGCATCGTGGAACGCTACGACCTGCCCAGCACGGGCTTTTTATCGGCGCAAGTGGTGCTGCCGCAGGTTGGGAAATTGAGGCCACGACTCTACCCACAGGACTTCAAGTTCGCCCATGAGTATAACGATGAGCAGACCTACTATGTTGATAAAATACAAATCGACAATCGACACAGACCTGATCATCGAGTCCCGACGTGGGAGATTGAGACACGCATAAACGCCAAAGTAGACTCTGCTCATGAATTAAAAACATCGGCACCACTGAACACGGATCCCATCACCCTTGCACTGGGACAAAACGTGCCTCCAGAGGTCACGCAGGTCACACTCGTCCCAGACAACACAATCCACTACTACACGGTCGCGGAGGAGTATCGGCACGAAAACCGCTTCAAGCGAGTCGCGTGCGAGGATTTCAGATACACCCTGTACGAAAATGACGTCGAAATGGAACAATCGCCTGACTACATTACAGGAGTCACGCACTACACACTGCCTGGCTGGAAGAAAATCGACATCGAGTTCTCCAGAGAAGGTAGGCCGCACTTCGAGCAGTATCTCAAGACGGAAGAGGCCTATGGCTTTACGCAGACATTGGGGGCCATGATGCCCGGGCAGGATAGACCGTATCTGCTGGATAACGTTATGTACAAAGGCATCCTAGTACTCAAGCTCATGTTGCAAAACGACAAGGGGCTGTCGCTAATCGATCATAACGTCAGCCCAAGCATTGTGGTGCACCTCAATGGCAACCAACACTCCTGGTCCATGACATACCTAGTCCCCATAGTCATACCCAATGTCGATTTCTACCACAGGCTGCAGCTCAAATTGACCTGTGAAAACAACGTCATCAAGGTGGAGCCTGCCAAAGAACTAGCCTTCAGGGTCAGCAGTGGGCCCCAGGGTGCAGTCCTCAAGACTGCGGAAATCGATCCCTCGATGGCGCCGCATGTATCCGCCACGAGCGAAAAACATGACAGAATCATACAGCACATCATGGTGCATGAGCAGGACGACGAGGATAAACTATTGCTCTACACCTTCATATACGATCAAGAACGTGCGGCGCTCATCTGTACCGTGCGCCCGTTCGTAAGTATATACGGTGTATGGCAAGCCGGACATCAAGACTACTCATTCAGAGTAGACCCAGCGACTGGAACTAAGGTAAGTGCGACGGACACATTCCAATATCCCTGTGTTAACTATCACCCGGTGACGCTGGTGATACCCGATGTCAATAGCATGCCTGCCGTGTACCCGCAGGAAGCCGGACGCGTCCGCAGAGTCAAGCAGACCAATATATTCACCATTAACCTGCTCAAAGATGGGAAATTCGCCATATCGGATATACGGTTTACCGATCTGTTGTGGATACACATGTCAGGCATGCCCAAAACAGCGATCGAACTCAATCTGCAGCAACCCATACAACACGAAATAAAGTCCATGCAATGGAGAAATGGCGAAACTAAGTATTACGCAGTGAAGACCGACTTCGGGCCCACGCACTACATAGAAACGCTGGTTTACAACGGGCTTTATTACAAAATGGATGAGGAAGAGCAGGATCACGGGGAAACGACCGCAATCAATTCCGTCAGGGTGGTAAACAATGGCAAGGAGGAGACTGTGCACATTAAGTACATGAAAAGCGGTGTTCCCAAGTTGACGTGCTTCTACAGGCAGCTGCCAGACGGAGTCTTCGTTGAGCAAATTGGATGCAAGCAATTACAGGAGGACCTGCCTACCATGATTACTTCTGTGCTGTATGGAGATAGGCTCGCGGTCAATGTTACACTAGAGAACGAGAAAGGGCAGTCCTTGTTGGATCCGAGCAGAAGGCCCAGCATATTGGCTTTCGTCGGAGACGAACAAAACCACCCCAAACTCAGGTTGGCATTGCCGATCAAACTGCCGGACTTGGAAGTCAAAGACCTGATCGATATAGCTTTCGTCGTCACTAATGGAAAGTTTGTGCACGAAAATATACCTGGAAAGTCAAACGGGCGAGTTGTAAGATACGATGAACAAGGAAAACCATACATAGCGCCAGCTGTAGGTGAACACTTCAGAACTCTGGTGGGGACGCATATGAGAAAGCTGTTATGGGAAAAACTCATCTTGCTGAAGGTTATAGTAGTGCCACACAAAGATGAGGTTAAACATGCGGACGTTTACAGTTTCATTTACTGGCCCATGAATTCAACTGTATTCGCCAATGTGCAGAGCGCAACGTTGCAGCGAGGCCGCTGGTTGCTCAAGCCGGTCCCAGTTGACAGGTTCCATGTGCCCGCCGCAAATGTCGCACATGTGGCTTTCTTCATGCCGGCTAATCATACTGTTGAGCCCGTACTATACCCGGAATCTGGTGGGATAGTGCGGGAACTGAGCGCGAAGAACTACTATGCCGTCAATCTCAACAGAGATGGCAAATATTCGGAGATTGATGTACAGGGCGATGCCATTCCAGTTGTAAAGATTGATGACATGCCGAGGGCAGCCGTCATACTCGACTTGGTGCAACCGTTACCGCCGGAAATACAAGTTGTATTCACATCCCACAGAACGCAATACTATGATGTTAAGTGGCAATTCCGTCATACGCACTTCATCAGCGAAATCGCGTACAAAGGCCTGCGATTTAAGGTCACAACGGATGAGGGGACACTCTATCGTCCAGAAGATGCGATTATGGACGTCGAGCTCATTAGAAGGGGTGAAGAGGAATATGTAAACCTACAGTACATCAGAGGTGGAGGCAACCGCTACATGAAGTACTTCAAAGCTGACGACGCGAGCGAGTTCAAGCTTATAGATTATCCATCTCGTGCAGCTGACTCGCCGCCGTATGGGCTGGACTATATCACATATAGCGGGGCACTTGCCTTCAGATCTAATCTGCAGTCCTTGGACGGAACTTCGCTGATTGACGAAACGGAGTCAGCCGCGTTATTAATGCATCGCGGAATTGGTATACAGACTTCCTTCAGAGTTGTCTTGCCTATCAAGTACCCGGGATCGGACGTAAAGGATAGGCTGCATTTGTCTTTCCACTCGCATCGTGGCAGGCTTGTTCTGCATAATTTCGAAAACGCTAATGTCGCATACAACGCGTTATCACTGGACAATGCAACAGAAAGATTCCTACCTGCAACGGCACCTGCATTCAGCGATATCAGTGATATCAAAACCGTCACATTCGACGGCCGAATACACAGAGTCATTCAGGGAACAGTGGTGCCAGTGCGCGGAGAAAGAGACAAGGCAGTCATCTATTTCTTTTTGTACGATTTCCTAAAGACGGTATTATACTGCGTGACGACCGAAACCAAGATGGTGGATGGGGTATACCAGTATACAGGCGTGGTGAAGCAGAAATTCATATACCCCGTGAAAAACATTTCAAAAGTCCATCTTAATATACCCCTCGATAGAACGGAAAGTTGCGCAGTGCACCCTGAGGATGCAACCACGATAGTGGAATTGACTCCTCACTGGTATGCGTTGAGCTTTGCAAAGGTCGAAAATCCGGATGACTACCGCTTGCACCCGTATGACGCCGCGTTCATCGGAGCCAGCGGAATGCCAAGATTGCCGATTATCTTACAACTAAATGAACTCAGGCAGAGGGAGGAGATTCAGGTAATCAATCTTTCGCAGCCGCAAGGGTTGTACTACAACGTGCACCCGACCTTCACTCCGACGCACCTTATCACCGGCATCCATGGGTATGAGTTGGAAGGGATGGAGCTAGGCGAGGAGGATGGCGATGCTCCTCCCCCTACAGAGATATTCTACGTTCATAAGACTTCAGTCGCCTCTTGGGAAAGACTCTCCATATATGGAAAAGTTGGTAAAGCGTATTATTTCAAAGAATACCTCAAGAACGACTACCAATACCTACCCGTCAGAGGCAGTATCGTCCCCGCAACTGATGTGCCGTACATGTTCACCACTTTGTTGTACCATGACCGCGTCGCGCTTAGAGTGCACTTGCAAAGCATGCAGGGGACCTCACTCATCGACCCATCGGAGTATCCCACTGTAGCTGTATACGTTGGTGAAGGAGTTGAGAGCGGCATGCTTTTCTTTGCGATACCGATACGATACCCAAAGACTACAGTCAGGGACAGGTTGCAGATGAAATTCGTCATCGGCTATGACAACATGGAGTACGAACCACATTGGAAGAGGGGACCAAAGAACGAGACCGTAGTCTATGGACACAACGGAAACTACACGATCGAGCATCGCAGGTTCACGGAATACGCAGAATACCTCAACTACAATGGCGGTATCAGGGACAAGAATGCACAGCAGTATGTCATCAAATCGGTGCTTGTACCCGAACGTGCCAAAACCCCTTCCAAGGCACACGTCTACACTTTCATGATTGACAACGTCACAAGGATCCTCACTTGCCGCTCTTCGATCGCGAACATGGTGGACGGTATCTGGAAGATAACACCGGCAACGGATGTTGACTACGCGTACCCATCATCGGCTCTAGGGTCCGCGATCCTTGACGTAATGCCCGACGGATTCACTGCGGCGCCCATATTATATCCCAACGAAGcgggggaagtgaaggtgGTCGATGATCATCTTTATGTCGTCAGGCAGAACAACACGCATGTACATCTGGTGTCGGACGTACATCCAATGGATGTTAACAAATTGAGGAGTCATTCCTTCCCCATCATGCCCATTGACCTGGATCTGGAGGACGAAATGCCGGAAGAGGTTGCTGTGGAGATAGGCGAAATGCGCGACGCATTTGTATATAAAGTGAAGGATACCTTCGCACTGTCACATTTCATACGGAGACTCAAATATCGCGAGCTTGATACGCTCATACAGACTCGTGAggaggcgatgcagaataTTGCCAACAAGCTCTCCGTCATAAAGGAGTCTAACGAAACTCACGAGTTTGTTTACGTTGTACTGCCAAACGAGAAGAGGCGAATTGCTGAGCTGCCTCTAAGAATAGAATAA
- a CDS encoding HIT domain containing protein, putative, producing MVTSIYKVRRRLCSYANGNDYSLSTFAAFQFAMVLSDCILVSCCHPPGALDCLGQSLQFRSMCHHQLLTRGFATTFLSVRCMKTDLCAFRKGLIDTAITLRAHLGRHTLPATKQGVRFSGFASHHQHPDKMGNYFDDAPYEDSDVTIFDRIVNGSIPSQKVYEDDKVCWCHLRFICVQILAFRDINPVAPVHILVVPKVRGCLSRLSRATAEDTEILGHMMVKVAEIVRDNDVGDFRLVVNNGPQAGQQVYHLHMHIIGGRELSWPPG from the exons ATGGTTACATCCATATATAAGGTCCGTAGACGGCTTTGCTCGTATGCAAACGGCAACGACTACTCCCTGTCTACCTTCGCTGCATTCCAATTTGCCATGGTACTCAGCGACTGCATCCTCGTCAGCTGCTGCCATCCTCCAG GAGCGCTCGACTGTCTGGGGCAGTCACTGCAATTCCGCTCGATGTGCCATCATCAGCTCCTTACGAGAGGTTTTGCAACAACATTTCTGTCTGTGCGATGCATGAAAACGGATTTATGTGCTTTTCGCAAGGGGCTAATAGATACTGCTATTACACTGCGTGCG CACCTAGGTCGACATACGCTACCTGCCACGAAGCAGGGTGTTCGTTTCAGCGGTTTCGCTTCGCATCATCAACACCCCGATAAGATGGGTAATTACTTTGACGACGCGCCTTACGAGGACTCTGATGTAACTATTTTCG ACCGTATTGTGAACGGAAGTATACCGTCTCAGAAGGTGTACGAAGACGACAAGGTGTGTTGGTGCCATCTGCGGTTTATCTGTGTCCAGATTCTGGCGTTCCGTGACATAAACCCCGTCGCCCCGGTGCACATTTTGGTGGTTCCTAAGGTGCGAGGCTGCCTATCGCGTCTGAGCCGCGCCACTGCAGAGGACACTGAAATCCTCGGCCACATGATGGTGAAG GTAGCAGAAATCGTGCGTGATAACGACGTGGGCGATTTCCGTCTGGTGGTGAACAACGGTCCCCAAGCTGGCCAACAAGTGTACCACCTTCACATGCACATCATTGGTGGCCGCGAATTGAGCTGGCCTCCAGGGTAA
- a CDS encoding glutamyl-tRNA synthetase family protein, putative has product MAETTRDAVTVVHAPRETPYGAIVLAAIAKRFSKANESPIAFEAGKAIEPGTYLLEKAKLQEPQLLRELCLRIPSCKRMLYIDSSASLDQWINYVTLHSATPKTPVADLWQYYNKMNTHLATRTFLIGYRMTVVDVLQFAALSNAKAVCKELAKVPHVQRWYNYIIAIPGVQQAVSDIQRKNVPQVEKKPFTKEQQIDNSYKGAVTGCTKRTEYADALKNAEQGKVVVRFAPEPSGYLHIGHTKAALLNDYFAKQYNGKLLLRFDDTNPVKEKLEYEETIKEDLQTLGVAFSSTSYTSDYFELMQDYAFKLIKSDLAYCDDTDVNTMRHQRTEGIESACRNLSVETNIANFEEMLKGSEKGMTYCLRAKIDMTHTNKCLRDPVIYRCIADAHHNRQGDKYKAFPTYDFACPIVDSIEGVTHALRSNEYSARIPQYNWFIEKCQLRPVEIYEFSRLNFVKTILSKRKLQWFVDNGVVNGWDDPRMPTVRGIMRKGLTLKALLEFILELGPSKAVNLMEWDKLWAKNKQVIDPIVPRFAAVGVDAVELKLDNFNDVTLPPAKRNLHPKDPSMGECDLWFAPTVLLDRVDADEIADGEEITLMRWGNAIVSTPSLHAQLNPDGDFRKTKKKLHWLPKDDDKLVKCTLKQYGDILAVDKIDPEQLAEPDDMRNFLEPVTEWSTPCLADRQLAALPRGSIVQLERRGYYIVDQIAAEGGLILISIPDGKMKKST; this is encoded by the exons ATGGCCGAGACTACCAGGGATGCCGTGACCGTAGTACACGCGCCAAGGGAAACGCCCTACGGTGCCATCGTGCTGGCGGCGATCGCCAAGCGGTTCTCAAAAGCGAACGAGTCACCCATAGCGTTCGAAGCGGGCAAGGCTATCGAGCCAGGGACCTACCTGCTCGAAAAGGCCAAGCTGCAggagccgcagctgctcagGGAGCTGTGTCTGCGCATACCCAGCTGCAAGCGCATGCTGTACATCGACAGCTCGGCCAGTCTGGATCAGTGGATTAACTACGTTACGCTGCATTCCGCGACGCCGAAGACGCCCGTTGCCGATTTGTGGCAGTACTACAACAAGATGAACACGCACCTTGCCACGCGCACGTTCCTCATCGGATACCGCATGACGGTGGTGGACGTGCTGCAGTTTGCGGCACTCTCAAACGCAAAGGCCGTCTGCAAGGAACTCGCAAAAGTGCCGCACGTCCAGAGGTGGTACAACTATATCATAGCCATTCCGGGGGTGCAGCAAGCCGTGTCGGACATTCAGCGCAAGAACGTCCCGCAGGTGGAGAAGAAGCCCTTCACCAAGGAACAGCAAATTGATAACTCATACAAAGGTGCCGTCACGGGTTGCACGAAACGCACAGAATATGCAGATGCTCTGAAGAACGCAGAGCAGGGCAAGGTTGTCGTAAGAttcgcaccggagccctcGGGGTACCTGCACATCGGGCACACCAAGGCCGCACTGCTCAACGATTACTTCGCAAAGCAGTACAACGGCAAGCTGCTACTGCGCTTTGACGACACCAACCCGGTCAAGGAGAAGCTTGAGTACGAGGAAACCATCAAGGAGGACCTACAGACGTTGGGGGTTGCCTTCAGCTCCACCAGTTACACCTCTGACTACTTCGAGCTCATGCAGGACTATGCATTCAAGCTTATCAAATCAG ATCTCGCATACTGTGATGACACGGACGTCAACACCATGCGCCACCAAAGAACGGAGGGGATCGAGTCGGCCTGCAGAAATCTCAGTGTGGAGACCAATATCGCCAACTTCGAAGAGATGCTAAAG GGTTCGGAGAAGGGAATGACGTACTGCCTAAGGGCAAAAATCGACATGACGCACACCAACAAGTGCCTGAGGGATCCCGTGATATACCGATGCATTGCGGACGCGCACCACAACAGGCAGGGGGACAAGTACAAAGCGTTCCCGACATACGATTTCGCATGCCCAATCGTCGACTCGATAGAAGGAGTCACGCATGCGCTCAGGTCAAACGAATATTCCGCCAGGATTCCGCAGTACAACTGGTTCATCGAAAAGTGCCAGCTACGCCCCGTGGAAATATACGAGTTCAGCAGGCTTAACTTCGTCAAAACCATACTATCAAAACGCAAGTTGCAGTGGTTTGTCGACAACGGAGTCGTTAACGGGTGGGATGACCCCAGGATGCCAACGGTTAGAGGTATTATGCGCAAGGGGCTCACGCTGAAGGCGCTGCTCGAGTTCATACTAGAACTGGGGCCGTCAAAGGCAGTCAACCTCATGGAATGGGACAAGCTCTGGGCTAAAAACAAACAAGTCATCGACCCGATAGTGCCCAGGTTTGcggctgtgggagttgacgCCGTTGAGCTCAAGCTCGACAACTTCAACGATGTCACGCTGCCGCCAGCTAAGCGCAACCTGCACCCCAAGGACCCATCCATGGGCGAGTGTGACCTGTGGTTTGCGCCAACGGTGCTGTTGGATCGCGTtgacgcagatgaaatCGCTGACGGCGAGGAAATCACGCTCATGCGCTGGGGGAATGCGATCGTATCCACGCCGTCTTTGCACGCGCAGCTTAACCCGGACGGCGACTTCAGGAAGACGAAGAAAAAGCTGCACTGGTTGCCTAAGGACGACGACAAG CTCGTCAAGTGTACGCTCAAGCAGTACGGAGATATTCTCGCCGTTGACAAAATCGACCCTGAGCAGCTCGCAGAGCCTGACGACATGAGGAACTTCCTCGAACCGGTCACGGAGTGGAGCACGCCGTGCCTGGCGGACAGACAGCTCGCGGCACTGCCCAGAG GTTCCATCGTGCAGCTTGAAAGGCGCGGATACTATATTGTGGACCAAATCGCAGCGGAAGGAGGGTTGATACTCATCAGCATACCG GACGGGAAGATGAAGAAGAGCACATAG
- a CDS encoding membrane protein, putative: protein MGFSFLHLVEAVVLVFNAMGILNERRVLKPLGLDKPTNVNSIKNHISVVFFTVRTYLRAFLIIFNLLLIFLELVIG, encoded by the coding sequence ATGGGTTTTTCATTTTTGCACCTCGTGGAGGCCGTTGTGCTTGTTTTCAATGCCATGGGCATTTTGAACGAGCGTCGCGTGCTGAAACCGCTCGGTCTTGACAAGCCTACGAACGTGAATTCGATAAAGAACCACATTTCTGTGGTGTTTTTCACGGTTCGCACCTATTTGCGTGCGTTTCTGATCATTTTTAATTTGCTTCTGATCTTCCTGGAGTTGGTGATAGGATAA